One Carettochelys insculpta isolate YL-2023 chromosome 1, ASM3395843v1, whole genome shotgun sequence genomic window, ctaaacaagcccaattctttcagcctttcttcataagtcatgttctccagaccttttatcattctagttgctcttctctggaccttctctaatttctccacatctttcttgaattggggtgcccagaactggacacaatattccagctgaggcctaaccagcgcagagtagagcggtagaatgatttctcgtgtcttgttcacaacacacctgctaatgcatcccagaatcatgtttgctttttttgcaacagcatcacactgttgactcatatttaacttgtgatctactagaacccctaggtccctttctgctgtcctccttcctagacagtcttttcccattctgtatgtgtaaaacagattattccttcctaagtgcagcaccttacatttatctttattaaacttcatcctgtttacttcagaccatttctctaatttatctagatcattcttaattatgaccctatcctccaaggtagttgcaacccctcccagcttggtatcatctgcaaaagaAATGTGTACAGAGCTCTGAAAACATTCTGTCAAGCAAAATACATCAAGACACTATGTACTCTCCAAAGCTATGTGGAAATTATGAAGTTTACACAGCTACTTCACTCGATGTAATCACTGTAGAAGACTTTGGAATATACTGTGATAAGAAATGGCCACTGTCACACAAACAGCTACTGTAGTGATAGAAGTTTTACCAATAATATTGTAAATCTGCCCCAGGGACAGGCAAGTAATCAATAGAATTATTCTATTGATCTTCCAGCACCCTTAGCCGGGCTTAGGTCAAGCTAAAGCCATTTCTCAGGGCTGTGAGTTTTCAGCACCTCTGAGTAATGTAGCTAGGCCAAGCTAGGTTTTGGGATCtagttaaaatagaaaaaaaatgtaatgtaGATGGGTATTCAAACCCATTGCACAAATGGGCTAAAGCTTTGGACATGTCCAAGACGTTAGACCTGTTCAACTTCTATCTACGCTCAAAATTGCAAACTAGCAAGTGGGCCCCTATCTAGATATATTTACAGTCTAGCTCTTAACATTAAGGTTGGGAGTAAACTAGAAAatcttgtattttaaaatgtcctATTGTAAATGCAAATACGCAAGAATACCTTCTATTTTAATAACCTACTGACCAGCTACAGAATTATGAGTTAAGATCAAAATGATCATGTACAAGAATGTTTCCAGGTGCAAATAAAGTGTCAAAGCCACACTGCTCAGTTGGCTTCAGTTTCTCAGCAGGGAATGGTATCCCACACAATAAACTATATTCAGGATATCCTTGAACCCAGTAAGTGATTTTGGTTTCCATTAGCATTAAAAGGTCAAGTCATTTTCCTTTATGTCTTCCTGCCCCTCAGAATTATTACACACTACTAAGAGCTTGGACAAAGACCCCTGGGTATCTGATGCCTTATACAACCACCACTTTGCTGTCCCACAACGTGCCAGAAACAAATGTCTGAAGAGGAAATATTATTTGTTCTTCAAGATCagctcctttggaaaaaaaaatttaaaggaTGTTTCTCTCATAAAAGAAGAGCAGACACAGAATTCAAAGCGGGGAAGGCAAATACTTCATGAACAGGAATACAGACTTTAATTGTTATTTTAATATCAAATCACCACACTTTTGAGTAAATGGTTCAAGATCTTGAAGATCCCAGTGAATAATTGGATAAAGCTCCCAGCTCTGTCCCAGCCATGACCGAAGGAACTCCACCCAGGGCTTTAATTCTCCAAAGCAACATCAAGCCTCCCATAAAGCCAAAACTGCCTTTATTTGTTCTACACACCTACCCTTGGCCCCAGTACAGACACACCCCAGCTGTGCTCTCTGCCCCCAAAGTAAATCCTgattcctgccccccccagcgcaGACTCCTTCAACCCAGGCCCTATCTCTACCCCCAACACAGTGCATAATACACCGCCACCCAACGCCACCGCCAGGCAGAGCACCTTCAGGCCCTACCCTTGTGCTTGCTACCAACTCCTCCAAACCCTCACAGCAGCCACTAACCATGCCCCCAGTGAAGAGCAACACTTCGTGGCATactgctggccccagtgcagacCACTCTAGCCCACCCGTGAACACCACCAAACACCAGACGCCAGCCCTACCCCAATGTGGGCCTCCCAGGTTGGCACTGCCCCCAAGGCACACCCCCCAGGCCTTCGCCCAGCCCCCCAAGGCACAACCCCCAGATCCTTGCCCTGCCTTCAACCCAGTCCCCCCggccctagccctgccccccaaTGCAGAACCGCCCAGGtcctagccctgccccccagtgcacccccccaggccctagccctgccccccagtgcacacacccccaggcccgagccctgccccccaaTGCAGAACCCCCCAggccctagccctgccccccaatgcacacacacccaggcccgagccctgccccccaaTGCAGAACCCCCCAggccctagccctgccccccaaTGCACACCCCCCCAGGCCCTAGCCTTGCCCCCCAATGCACACCCCCCCAGGCCATAGCCCTGCCCCCCAATGCACACCCCCCCAggccctagccctgccccccagtgcacacacccccaggcccgagccctgccccccaaTGCAGAACCCCCCAGGcccgagccctgccccccaaTGCACACCCCCCCAggccctagccctgccccccaaTGCACACCCCCCCAggccctagccctgccccccaaTGCACAACCCCCCAGGCCATAGCCCTGCCCCCCCAATGCACAACCCCCCAGGCCATAGCCCTGCCCCCCAATGCAGGACCCCATCACCTCGACTCCAACTCTGCGCCCAAGAGCACCACCCACCAGATCTTGGCCCCGCCCCGCATGCGGACCCTCCGAGCCCTGCCCCCCGCTTGGAGACCCCTGCGATGTTGGCCCCGCCCACGCCCGGGCCAGCCTCACTCTggtcccgccgccgccgcccgagCCCTGTCGGGGCCGCGCCGCACCGCTGGCCGAGTCCAAACTCCTGTCCACGTACGACACCCAGGTTCGCTAGGAGTCCGCCCCCTGCCTCTGACTGACTCCGACGCCCGCCAATCAGAGAGCGCGCCGTCGGAGCTCCAGCCAACCAGACCCGTGATGACGGGAGGAATGCCCCGCGGGACGAGCGAAAACGTTCCCGGGGTTTGtttacaccctccctcccacagcggTCCAGTTTAACCCTTCGCGGGGAGACTCACGCGGGGGCTGTTCACGCCCGCCGACCGTGGCGTCATCACGACGCCAGGGTTGCGTCATGCGGGTGCTGACGTCATGCTGTGGCCTGATGGCGTCACTCTGCTGGGTTgttggtggcttggggctgagggggttctTTCTGCAGGAGGGGCAGCGTCACCATGGCAATGCCCCCCGGGGCCTGGGAGTTGGGGGGACCAACTCCCCCAGAACGCCCAGGCAATGGGATGTGCCAGGCCTGGCTGTCTGTCGCCTGCCACCCGGCTCAGCCCTGCGCGCcaagggtgggggcagcccctcccAAGGGGCAGTGCTGGGCACTGGTCTGAgcgctggggctgtggggagagggcccCTGTCCCACCACTGCTGTGCCTTGCTGGGGAGCATCAGGGCGGCATCGGCTGCGGCCGGCAGCACCCCGGGGAAATGCGGGGGGGGGTGGATGAGCCCCGTGGGTGACAGTGACAATCTCTCGCTCTTTTCCAGCGCAACACATTGCCAAGTGCTTCGCAACAGATCCCCGTGTCACTGGTGCAGCCAGCAAGGAGCGGATGAGCTGCCTGACTTGCCCCGCCTCTGACTACCAGCAAGGTGGGGAACTGAACTCAGGGCTGCAAAGGGCCCAGTTGTCAGGGTGGCCGTATTTCCCAGATAGAAAATAGGAGACCCCTCACCCCGCCCCATGCTCCATCGAGGGCCCCACTGCATCCCTGGTCAATGCTGTTGTTCGTTGCTGGAACTCTGCACGTCCCCTtgggaggctgctgctggttgCTGGAACCCCATGGGGAGACTCCGGAGGCTACTGCTGGTCATGGGAACCCTGTGAGACCCCTCgggaggctgctgctggtcaCAGGAACCCCATGGGTCCCCTCgggaggctgctgctggttgCTGGAACCCCATGGGTCCCCTCGGGAGGTTGCTGCTGGTCGCTGGAACCCCATGGGTCCCCTTGGGaggttgctgttgctgctgctgctggtcgcTGGAACCCTGCCAGCCATCTCCTCAACATGTTGGAACTCTTCCTGACCCcaaccctgcctcctcccctgcaagGGACTGGTATTGCCACTCACCCCCCACTGCCAAACATGCACAGTTTCCTCTgcaccactgttccctgtaagctgggcacttgtgcatccgctcaggagagattcaaatgccacccagctgattagcagagtactcaCAGCaaggtttgtgtttctcctggggGTGCGCATTCACACTGTCTCTGCGCACATAAAAAATTGTTCTGCATACGGATGGAAAAGAGAGGGAACGCACCAGCTGGCAAGAACAAACAGGACAAATGCCTCCTTTTggaaaggttttttaaaaaaatctgaacaaCCAGAACAGAGCTTAAGACGGGGCTGTCCCTCCCCATTGGAGGCACCTCTACCCACTAGCATAACCTCAGCCATTTGCTAAGGCAGCTGTAGATCATCCAGCTGAGATAAGGACACAGGTCTGTTTCCATAGCTCTGCTCCAAAGCAGCCATCACAGTGCTCCTCAAATAAAGTCTCAGGGCAAATGTTATTTGTCCAAAATAAGACAGCCTGCATGAGGGGAGGGAATTCAGTGCAGCACACTGCTGTAGCTGCAACTCTAGAAGCCTTCAGAGGACTCTGGTGTATCTGATGTgagcctttaatcattttaatgtGACGCATGCAAGTAGCGTGGGTCTTCTTCATTTGGCGTACCTGACCCCACAAGCTTTTTTAGCTTTGATAAGATGCAAATGTTATGGTTGAATATTAAATAACTGCTGTTTTTATGCATAAGACTGTATACTGATTTATTATTTACTGCATCTTCAGTTATTGGGGGGAGTGTTTTTGTTCATAAAAAGCTTTTTTAAGACACTGTACTTCCACTTTTTCACAAGCATACACTTTTCTGAGTTTTCCTGTGGCCATTTTAATCAGATATCAGACTTAAATAAGTATgaagagatacacatctcatcgcactggaagggacttccagaggttattgagtccagtcccctgccctcttggcaggaccaagcaccatccctgacagtttttttttttttaatccatttgccccaagtccctaaatggcctcttcaagggttgagctcacagccctgtgtttagcaggtcaatgcttaAACCAACACCCTTGTTTTGAGTTTATATTAAGGCTGTTTTCATGATAACAGATTTTCCAATTAGCCATTcaaatagttttattttgaaatctccctgtcccaaacctGCTTGTCCTGTTGTTTTTAATGTCTTAGGAGCCACTCATTTCTCCATGGCTGAAGCAGAAAATCAGAAACAACTTCTCAGGCTGATTCAAGAAGGCAAGCTGGACCTTTTCCAAGATGAGCTGCAGAGGGACGAGGAAATGAGCAAGGAAGTGAGGCGGAAACACTATGGGAAATCTGGTGACACCCTCCTGCATTACGCAGCCAGACATGGTCGCCTGAACATTCTGATCCATTTAGTAGACGCCTTGGAAATGGACATTGAGATGTTTAATAATGACTACAAAAGGCCCCTCCATGAAGCAGCTTCCATGGGTCACAGGGACTGCGTCTTGTATCTCTTGGATAAAGGTGCAAGGATAGACTGCTTGAAAAAAGCAGACTGGTAGGTTATTGGCTTGTTTCATGGTAGGATCGGCCGAGGGTTTGAAATGTGTTTGGGAGGGAGCATTGAGTATTAAGAGCAGTGTTTCACAGAGCCACGGGGATCTGCGCAGTGAAAATAAGCGTTCTGTGAGAatattccattacaatagctcactcctgcggctccctgccctgccgccattGAAACAGTAAATCtacattttaattggtttaatggccactAGGGCGGTGGTAGGGGTCTGGCTATTAAACTGtctaaatttagttccattatttcagcagtggcagggcagggagctgcagagagctcctGCCTCACTTACCCTGCTACCCAAGGGGCCACACTTGTCCGGTGGGCATGGCTCACCCCATCCAGCAGGACACCTCTACcaaccttccttccactgggcgcTTGTGGCCACCCagcgtaggctccccagccagtgccacagatggaATAGTCCCAAGGtctggtttgggggctgaggctggtTAATCCTGGGGTTGTGGAGGTGGGTTTGggactgaggggtggggggacgggtTTGCAGGATGTGGGGTAAAACTTGGGGATGGCAGGGCAGATTTGAGGGCTGAAGGCGGAGGTGGGGGAAGCCTGGAGATAGGGGCCAGATCTGGGGGCCGATGgggatagagcctgggaatggggttctgcaaaattctttcaagtttaaaagggttccgtggccaaataaaattgggaaacaccaAGTTGGAGCATAGGCCAAGAAATCATAACCTAATCCAGATCTATCCTGACTGAACTGGCCTCATTGACACTGTCCTACAGTGATAAGTAACCCTCTTCTTTTGACATGTCTATTTATCTATCAACCTAGctaccagcgttccctgtaagatgagcgcatgggcggctgcccaggagagattcagctgtcATCCAACCGATCAGCGGCGTGCCCACAgacggcagcctgtgtttctatttgtggcaCCCATCGGCACATGTCTGGTGCATGTAGCAAAATGTGTTCCGCCCatgctgggggaaaaaatagaggaaacacggATCCCTACCTCTGTGATTTCCACTCCGTACCCCTCTCAGAGTggtttttactcatgaaagctgatgcccaaataagcatattagtctttaaggtatcttaggacttcttgtttttggagaTTTTCCAGTGTCAGCAATTTGGCTCTTCCTCTGCGTATGGTGCTGTAACCATCCAGTTTCATGGCCACACTTACATTGCTTTCAATTTACTTGGGCCCAAATAGTCCAGCCAGCCAGGATACACAGTGACCAAGCTAACTGAGAAAATGATGCCCTAAAATCTTTGACATGTTCATATGGTGCGCCTATGCAGGCAGGTTGGTGATCCGCCAAACCAACCACTGGGGGGAAGAATCCAAGATTTTTGCTCTAAGAAGACCTTGATCTCTTGAACTAAAGATCTTCCCTAGCTTGTAGTGGCTTTAATAGGTCATCTGTCCTGTCTGGGGCCAGCTGCAAGAGGACAAGGTGATAACATGCACCATGTTCACTAGGCCTATAATCTTAGTCCACCCTGGGTGGCCAaactgtcatagaatcacaggccaAAAGGAAACACCAAGTCAGCCGTGGAGCAGGCAGAGGTATAATGAAGATACATTGTGcttgttttcctttctcccttcTCTTTTCTAGGACTCCCCTCATGATGGCATGCACCAGGAGAAACTTGGAGGTGATTAAAGATCTCATTGAGCATGGAGCGAACCCATTGTTAAAGAACAAAGATGGCTGGAATTGCTTCCATATAGCAAGTCGCGAGGGGGACCCCCAGATCATACACTACTTGCTCAGCGTGTCTCCGAGCAGCTGGAagacagaaagcaaaataaagaGAACTCCTCTGCACACAGCAGGTATGGACCCTAGTTCTGATGTCCTGGGAGGAGTCTGTGTCCTTTGGGGATTAGAAGAGCATAAGGCTATAATTTTTATCACTTGTAGTTTTTGCAAAAATGGCAGTTTGGGTCTGTGCCTGTGTGAAGGCCGATAATGTATTCCTGCTATTGGGTCTGATTATCAACTGTCACGGGCTTCAAAAAAGATCTAGGTAAGTTTATGAAGgacaagtccatcaatggctgttagccaggatgggcagggatggtgtctcttTGCCTCTGTTCAGATCCTCAttcactcaggctgtggccacacttggccaaaatttcaaaagccaATAgaaatgaggggatttcgaaattggtaggctcctttcaaaaagggccccgtgtagccGAGCCGTGCACGgtcgaaacatggcactttcaaactgctgtggccagcagcatgctaacgaggcactgaatattcatttcagcgcctcattagtattctccaatttggccattagcatggccattttgaagttttggccaagtgtggccacagcctcagtgtcccttaacaactctgtgcctcagtttgacAGTATGTGTGTGGGGATAATACTTACCATGCCTCACGTGAGTACTTTGAGGCATGGACACCAACATTCTCATTTCCTTGGGGGTGCTTGAccccccctgctccaccccagacctCACCCCACCTTTTCCTGCCCCACCTGTTCCCAGGGCGAGAACTCCATGCCCTtactctgtcccctccccccagctcctcctgcccactGCTAAATAGCTGAGCATGGGTAGAGGGAAGAGCTGATCAGTAGCCCCACTGGTGTGTGCTGAGACACTGTCTGTTGTTTTCCTGTGGGGTTCCAGCCCTGGTGCCTATGTTTTAAGGCTTAATCAAGTTTTTGGTCACTTAGTTAATTAACTCAGAGTTGAGGCTGCCTGACAGTGTCTTATGCATTCCAAACACTGAGTTCAACTACACTCAAACCTCTGAAAACCAAGAAACAAACAATTAAGGTTCATGTCACTTCACGTTACACAACCTTAATTCTGTCAATCTGGAGctaatagaggttgaacctctcatccagcGCCCTCGGGACCTGTTCTGAAT contains:
- the ANKRD16 gene encoding ankyrin repeat domain-containing protein 16 isoform X2, whose translation is MSCLTCPASDYQQGATHFSMAEAENQKQLLRLIQEGKLDLFQDELQRDEEMSKEVRRKHYGKSGDTLLHYAARHGRLNILIHLVDALEMDIEMFNNDYKRPLHEAASMGHRDCVLYLLDKGARIDCLKKADWTPLMMACTRRNLEVIKDLIEHGANPLLKNKDGWNCFHIASREGDPQIIHYLLSVSPSSWKTESKIKRTPLHTAAMHGCFDVVKALLERCQYEPDSRDKCGVTPFMDAVQNGHLGIAQLLLEKHKACSTATDAVGAQPLHRAAVTAQDEAIRFLVSDLGVSVHEKATSIRLTALHYAAKPCTWPAQASMRSACGFFCRPD
- the ANKRD16 gene encoding ankyrin repeat domain-containing protein 16 isoform X3; translated protein: MSCLTCPASDYQQGATHFSMAEAENQKQLLRLIQEGKLDLFQDELQRDEEMSKEVRRKHYGKSGDTLLHYAARHGRLNILIHLVDALEMDIEMFNNDYKRPLHEAASMGHRDCVLYLLDKGARIDCLKKADWTPLMMACTRRNLEVIKDLIEHGANPLLKNKDGWNCFHIASREGDPQIIHYLLSVSPSSWKTESKIKRTPLHTAAMHGCFDVVKALLERCQYEPDSRDKCGVTPFMDAVQNGHLGIAQLLLEKHKACSTATDAVGAQPLHRAAVTAQDEAIRFLVSDLGVSVHEKATSIRLTALHYAAKEGHPSTIQMLLSLGADLQAKDGKGRSALHMACAGQHAVCVWILLQAGLRDSLDDTGTFARQLAKKPDVLQLFEGINVST
- the ANKRD16 gene encoding ankyrin repeat domain-containing protein 16 isoform X1, which codes for MAEAENQKQLLRLIQEGKLDLFQDELQRDEEMSKEVRRKHYGKSGDTLLHYAARHGRLNILIHLVDALEMDIEMFNNDYKRPLHEAASMGHRDCVLYLLDKGARIDCLKKADWTPLMMACTRRNLEVIKDLIEHGANPLLKNKDGWNCFHIASREGDPQIIHYLLSVSPSSWKTESKIKRTPLHTAAMHGCFDVVKALLERCQYEPDSRDKCGVTPFMDAVQNGHLGIAQLLLEKHKACSTATDAVGAQPLHRAAVTAQDEAIRFLVSDLGVSVHEKATSIRLTALHYAAKEGHPSTIQMLLSLGADLQAKDGKGRSALHMACAGQHAVCVWILLQAGLRDSLDDTGTFARQLAKKPDVLQLFEGINVST